ACGTCGTCCAAGGCGGCCGATGGCGGTGCCGTACTCTTCCACGAGGCGAAACTTACCAACCTTGCTCCGGGAACGACTTATTACTTTAACGTGTCCTCGGGCATGACAACGGACGATAACGGCGGTGCGGGTTACAGCTTTACGACCGAAAGCGAGGCATCTTATGCCGACCTGAATATCAGCCTCAAGCCGAGTTCCTACCAGAATGCTTGTTCCGACTGGGGGAGTTGCCACCAGTTTATCGTGTCGATCAGCAATAACGATACGATCCCGTTCGAAGATTTCGAAATGCGCCTCTACCTGAATAACCCGAACCTTCAGGCGGCAAGCAACATTACGCAGAAGTTCGGTGGTGGCGGTGTCGTGAACGGCTCCTGTACGGTTTCGTTTGGTACGGCGCAATCCGATGGTTTCGGCGGCTATTACCTGCCCATCAAGGTGAACGGCCAACTCGAAGTTTCGGGTCAGTTGATTTTCCAGCTGATATTCAATAATACCGATTTCAAGGCTCTTGAAGGTTCCTGGTCGCTCAGAGCGCATACCGATGAGAACGATCCCGTGTACTTCGAGGGCGTCGACTTGACGCGTGGCCCGGCTTACAGCGGCTCCGAGACATCGTTCCTGGAAACCTATAACGGAGAAAAGGTGATTGCGATGGTGGAAGATCCCTATATCGCAGTCTATTACCATGGAAAACATATTTTCGGTTACGGTCCTGACTATACGCCCGAAAATGGTCCCCAGGTGCATCGTACCGTGACCCTTGACTTCACGAAACCGTTTGTGTCCCCGCTCTACTCTGTCGAAAAGGAAGACTACGCGACAAGTTTCGAGGGCAAGAGCAAGGTGTCTCCCACGGGATTCCTGGATGACCTTGAAATGAACGGCCGCCCGCAGAACTTCTTCTACGACAATGGAAACCGTACCGATTCCTACGTGTTCGGCAAGGATACGGTACTTTCCTACGGCAACAACTACATGGAATGGGTGAGCTGGCATAACCATGGCGCGAACCTGAAGACCGAGAATAAGTACGATTGCGCTTGCGCGGTGGTGCGTAGCAATGTGGAAATCGATACGATTACAACTCCGCTAGAAAAACGCTACCTTGTATTCGACAAGGATTCCTATAAGACTTATCAGACCGCGGCGGGCGGGACGCCCAAGATGGTGGAGGTCCATGTGCGTCTGCTCGATAGCCTTGCCAATCCGCTCGATACGGTGAACTTGACGCTCACCTTGGGGACGACTTCGGGAAATCCGCTTTTCTGGAGCTCTGCCACGGCGACGATTCCTATTACGAGTGTCCAGCTGGTGGGGGGCGAAGCGACCTTCTATGTGAGTTCCGAAGATGTCATGACGACGACGCTCTTTGCCCGTGCGGGAACTTCTACGCAGTTTGACTATGTGCCTGCAAGTGCCGAGCTGATTGTCGAGGAACTTCCGCCATGGCCGATTATTGACATTGCCAAGATGGTTGACACGGATTGCGATAATGTTCCCGATGCAATCCAGATTCGGATCTCGAACGAATACCAGGAAAATCAGTCGTTCAACTCGGTGCAGTTTGTATACAAGAACGATACTGTTACGACGACCGACGCTTCTGTAAACGGCAAGGAAATTCTGGTCAAGATGAACATTTCCGATACGTCCGTCAATACGGCTCCGAGCGGCTCGATTACGCTGTTCTCCAATGTGGCGGGCAAAGTGGAATCGCATACGGATTTCTATCTGGATGGCATTGCGCCTACTCTGCTGGCTGTCGCGGTACTCGAACGCCTCGATACAGCTAGGAGTGACCGTGTGTACATGCAGTTCAGCGAACCGATTTCTTCTCCGGGTACCGAATGGCCGGTACAGCTTTTCGCCACGGATGGAAATTCGATGGTCGATGCTCCTGCAGTCAAGTTCACGCAGCTCTATAACGAGCCTATGAACGTGTGGGAATTTGAAGTCGCGTATGCTGCCGACGGATCGTCGATTGTCACGGAAGGGATGTTTGCCCAGCTGCTTGCAACGAGCGGAATCCTGGACAAGAACGGAAACGGAATCTCGACGACCTGCGGACAGCCCAAGCTTCCGATTACCTTGAAACTCTTGCCGGTCCCGATGGTATACGCCTCGATTTCGGATGCCGACGAGAATGGTGTCGCAGAACGTGTCTATGTCGAATTTGAACGTCCTATCGATGCGAAGCATTACCCGGACAGCATTTCTGTCGTCTTTGGCCGTACCGAACCCGAAACACTGTGGGTGTCTGGTAGCCTGCCCAATTACGCTGCCGACGGCATGACGGCGATTCTCGATTTGCCAACGCCCTTCAGCTATGGGGTCACGAGTGGAACCTATGAAGGCGCTTCCAAGGGAATGAATATCTCGGGTGCAGGGTTTGTCACTCAGCACTTGGGTTCTGGCGCCTCCTACGAATCGAATTCAGCCTTGGCCGAAGACAAGGTTGGCCCGGTAATCGTGTCGGCGACTATTGATATGTCCAAGTCGGATCGATTCGATATGCTTAATATGAGTGTCAGTGAACCCTATACGATTGTCGATTCGTCGCTGGTGTACTACCGCGAAAAGCAAGACAAGCGCGATACGGCGGTTTACAAGCATTCTGTGGAGTCCATGACGTTGAACAAGTTGGGTATCACGGCGGTGTATAGCAAGGAGAACGAACTTGCCGTGAGTGATGGTGACTCTGTGCGTCTGCAACCGAAGGATTTCAGTGCCGTTGTCGATGAACGGGGCAACAGGCCTTCGCTGGATAATCGGTGGGTGCCTATCCTCGCTGGAGGCGAACCTAAGATCAGGTTCCGCGTGAAGCTGCAGGAGCAGGTTTCCCGTTCGGGCGGCTTGGTCCGTTCTCAGGTTCCTTCTACCGACAACATCCGCCTTTACGTCGTGAATCCGTCGACGGGTAAGCTGGACATGATCAGTCACGGCTTGGTGGTGGCGACGGGAATCGACACCTCGGCTATCCAGGGTGCTATCTGGAAAGTGGACATGACGGTACCTCGAGGTTCCTTGAGTGGAGAACCTGCCGCTTGGGATACGCTCAAGATCAAGTATAACTTGCCAATCTATTCGAATTTGGGCAACTACGTGAACCGCCTCGCTGCTTCGTACAACTTGCCGTCGGCGAAGTACTTGTCCAATTCGGGAAAGGTGGTCATGTACATAGAATGGGCGAACTCCGAGGTTGGTCTCCAGTCCGAACAGGGCAGGGCCGTTGCGACGGGTGCCTATATTTACAAGTTCCAGATCGATTGTCGGTTTGTACCTAATAGGAACGCAGATGCCGCTCTTGTGAAGAAGTTCTCGAGCAAGAATTCTTACGACAAGACGGAAACCTTCGGGGTCAAGCGTGTGAGGTAGTATGGCTGAGAGCCTTTATTCCGATTCGCCGTACCTCTTGGTACTTTCGGTGCTGGCATTGTTGCTGTCGCTGGCGTACCCGATGTTGATGAGCAGCAAGATGACGGCAAAGGCTCTCCCGTCTGCGCTTCGGCAAATGATTATAATCAACATCGCCTGGAACTTGGGCGGTGTGATTGGCATTCTGTTCTTTGACGGAACGGTCGAGGTCGGCACGCCGCAATATATTGGGCGAATGATCTTGTTCGGTCTCCAGGCAATTTTCTGGATCAGGCTGACGCTGGTTACCTACAGTATCGGTGAGCTAGTCGTTTTCAACAAACGCAATTCCTTCGGCTACCTGATGTCGGTGTTGAGCGGCGTAGTTGTTTTGCTGTTTACTCTTTTGCTGATTTTTGCTCCGGAAGCGGTTGCTGGAATCACTGTTCTGGGAATGCATCCCTTTGAGAAGGCTCCCATCTTTTCAAGCTTTGCTGTCGCCTATATTTTATTTGTCGCCCCGTTTGGTTTCCTTATGGTGTACCAGCTTTTGCGCGGAACGCTTCATTCGCTTGATGCAACCATTACGCAGACGGGCGGCTACATGGTGTCCTGTTATGCCGTCCTGATGATTCTTGCGGTCCTGTTCGATTTTGTCATTCCGATTGCGAAACATTTCGAGACGGGGGTAGGAAGTTTTCATTTCATGGTGTGGCATCAGTTCCTTAGCCTTTTCTTGGCGGTGCTTAGCGGGCAGTATTACACGTCGGCCCGTTTCCGGGACAAGAGTGCCTACTGGTTCTTGCAGAAACTCATTAGCAAGATTGAAGATGGCGTGATTTACTTTGACGACCGAGGCAAGATCGAATTCGCTAATTACGGAGCTTCCAAGTTGCTTGGGCAGTCTGCCGCAAGCCTTTGCGGTCGCTCGATCAAGAGCCTGTTTCCTCCGAATCTCGATTTTTTCCGCGAGACGGTCTACAGTGACGTGCGTGTTTCTATCGATGGGGAAACGCATGTGCTCAAGATTCATTTTTTCAAGTGTCGCCAGACGCTGATGACGGTTCTGAATGTCGCCTTTTTTACCGACCAGTCCAAGACGCTTTTGCTGCAGCAGAATATCAAAACGCTGAACGAACAGTACGTGGAGTACACGCACGATCTGGTGCGTTACCAGGACCGCCTGAATAAGGAAGCGAGGGTCAAGGCCGAAAAGGAAAACGTGCTGAACACCTTGATCAACGCACTCCCGTTCAGAGTGTGGTACAAGAGCGAACTGGGTGTCTACCAGACGCAGAACCAGATGGACCTGGACAAGCGCGGATCCCGTGGCGGTGCCCGCGATAATCCCGACGATATTTCGGAGTACGAAACCGATGCCCGCGAGAAGGGCGAGGTCAAGGTCTACACCTCTTTCGAAACTGCTGACGGCAAGGAAATTTCCCAGGACGAGGCGAACAGGCTCGCGAAGAACGGCGAACTGGTTCAGACGTTCGACAACATGTACATTCCCATTATCCAGGGGACGGCTCCCTACAAGACTTTGTGTCTTAAGGTTGACATGACGGAGCAGCGCAGGCTCGAACAGGAACGTAACATGCTCCGCGAACAGAAGTTCATCCATTCGAGACTCGAGGAACTGGGTACGATGTGCGGCGCCTTTGCGCACGACTACAACAATATCCTGGGTTCGCAGATCGGCTTCTGCGAATTGGCGATCGAAATGCTTTCTCCGGACAACGATGCCTATGAATTAGTCTGTGAAGCAAAGAAGGCGGCGGAACGCGGAAAAGTCTCTATCGCGGAATTGCTGAACGTGATTCGTGGCAACGCCAATGCGGCAACGCCTGCAATGGTGTTCTCTCCGTATATGATTATCGAGGACGTTGTCAAGAAGATTTCTCTGACTCTTCCGCCCAATATCGTGGTTCACAGCGAAAACTTGGACAAGAAACTGAAAATCAAGGGCATCGTGGCGTCGTTGGACCGCATCATCAGCAATATGGCGAACAACGCAATCTTTGCCATGAAGCAGACGGGTGGCACGCTTACCTTCGGCCTCTCGCCGGTGACGCTCGAAACCCAGCTGGTGACCCCGTACGCACCTCCCGTGCCGGCCGGAAATTATGCCAAGTTCGAAATCGCCGATACGGGCTCGGGGATGGATTCGGGGACCCTGGAACGCATTTTTGCACCGTTCTTTACGACCAAGGCGCCCGGAGAGGGGCTCGGGCTTGGGCTTTCGTCTGCACTTAGGCTCCTAAAAGAGGGTAATGCCTACTTTACGGTGCAGACAACTTTGGGCGAAGGAACTACATTTTATCTATATTGGCCACTGGAAACTGAAACGAAGGAGGACTAGTGTCTACTATCCTGATTATCGATGACGACGAACAGTTCAACCTCATGATGAAAAAGGCTCTTGAAATCAAGGGCTACAACGTCGAGACTGCCAAGAATGGTCGCGAAGCCAAGGCTTTGTACCAGAACAAGACCTACGACGTGATCATCACCGACATCATTATGCCGGATGTGGACGGTTATGAAGTAATCCTGGACCTGCGTCGCTTGGGAATGAGCGACCGTACCATTGCCGTCAGCGGCGGTGGCCGTACCTCGGCCGAAGATTACCTGATGACTGCCCAGCATTTCGATGCCGCTGCGACATTCAACAAGCCCGTAGAACTGCAAGCCCTTCGCGCCAAAGTCGAAGAAATTATCAAGAGTCACGCCTCCTAGAGTAAACGATGAATATCCTGATCGCGGATTTGGATCAGAAGTTTATCGAGGGCGTGGAGCGTTCCTGGTCGGTGCCAGGGACCAATTTGTTGGTATGCCGTAACGAAGCCGGGCTCATGCCCCTCGTCAAGAAGGATTCGATAGACCTTGCGTTTATCGAGGTTCCGTTCCTGATGCAGGACAACATGGACATGGTGAGTTTCCTGAAGGAAAAACACCCTGGAATCGAGATATTTGTGCTTTGCGACGACCGCAACTGGCAGGGTGCCGCCTCGGCGATTACGCGCGGGGCGAACAGTTTCCTGAAAAAGCCAGTCACTCTTTCCCTGCTGGAATCGACCGCCCGCAAAATCCAGTCGCAGTTGCAGAACCGCACGAACAACCAGCTCATGGAATCCCAGGTGCTGGACAGCCTTCTGGGCAATACGCCCGAGATGCGCAAAATTTTGAAGACGGTCTACAAGGTGGCGCCTACCAACAGCACCGTTCTTATTACCGGCGAGTCCGGTTCGGGTAAGGAATTCCTGGCGAATGTCATTCACCGTTACAGCAAGCGTGCGACAGAACCGTTTGTGGCAGTGAACTGCGGCGCCATTCCCGAGAACCTGGTCGAAAGCGAACTTTTCGGTAGCAAGAAGGGCTCCTATACGGGCTCGACGACCGACAAGAAGGGCCTGTTCGAATCCGCGAACGGCGGTACGCTTTTCCTGGACGAAGTGGGAGAACTGTCTGCCGCTACCCAGGTGAAGTTATTGCGCTTCTTGCAAAGCCACGAAATCAGGCGCGTGGGCGAGACCGAACCTCGTTATTTGGATGTCCGCGTGCTTGCGGCGACCAACCGCGATTTGCAGGAATCCATGCAGAAGGGAACCTTCCGCGAAGACCTTTATTACCGCCTGAACACATTCCACCTGATGCTTCCTCCGCTCCGTGAAAGGAAGCCCGCGCTCCCGAACCTGATCAAGTACTTCATCTTGAAGAACAAGGATGCGCAGGGGAAAGAAATTGTCGACCTGGAACCGGCAGCCCTGTATGCGCTCACCAAGTATCCGTATCCGGGCAATATCCGCGAACTGGAAAATATCATCGAACATGCCATCGTGCTTGCCGAAGGTGGCGTAATCCGCTTAGAAGATTTGCCCGAAGAAGTGCAGGAATGCGCCCGCGAAAAGACGATGGCGATTCCGCATATCAAGGGGGAATCCCCGGAACCGATCGAGGCTGAAGTTGAAAGACTACCGGGCATTTCGTTTGAAGGGACGGGTAAGTCGAGTGCCTCGGAACAGAAGTCGGCAGCGGAAGGCGATTCCGAAGAAATCCTCTCGCTTGAGGAGATGGAACGCCGTCATATCCTGCATGCGCTGAGTGTGTGCGGCGGAAACAAGACCGAAGTCTGCAAGCGACTTGGAATTAGCCGTGCGACCCTGTGGCGTAAATTGAAAGAACTCAAGATTATGATGGATGGCGACGATGCCTGATTTTGAAAACCAACAGAACAATTTTGAAGGCCGTCAGGTCCCGATGGATCTTGAGGCGGAACGTTGCCTGCTCGGTAGTATTTTGCGCGATCCGGACGTGATGGGGAGTGCCATCATGACCATCAAGGACGAAAGCTTTTTTTATCTGGAAAAGCACCAGCTGATATGGACAGCCCTCTGTACGCTCAACCGTAATGTGACTCCGATCGACTTGGTGACTTTGGCCTCGGAACTCGAGACCATGAACAAGCTAGCACTCGTGGGTGGCCGCGAATACTTGTTTGAACTCATGGAATCGGTTGCGTCTTCGGCGAATACGGAATGGCATATCGAGCTGTTGCGCAAGAAGGCGACTCTCCGCAAGCTGATCAAGTCGTCTTCAACGATTATCAAGAATGCAATGGATCCGGCGGCGTTGCCTGACGAAGTCTTGCAGGATGCCGAACGTGATATCTTTGCGATTGCCGACGACCAGATCAAGGATTCTCTCAAGCCGATCCAGAGCTTCGTGACTCCGCTCCTGGAACGCCTGAATAACCGCAAGGATGGCATTACGGGTATTCGTACGGGAATTTCGGAACTCGATGAACTCACGAACGGTCTCCAGAATTCCGACTTGATTATTCTGGCGGCGCGTCCGGGTGTGGGTAAGACTTCTTTTGCCCTGACGATTGCGGCGAATGCGGCCATCAACTACCACCACAACGTGGCGTTTTTCAGTCTCGAAATGGACGGAGTGCAGCTTGCCCAGCGTCTGCTTTGCTCCCAGGCGCAGATCGACCAGAGCAAGCTCCGTAACGGTTACCTGAACAGTGACGAAAAGAAGAAGCTAATCGCGGCCGTGTCGCCTATCCAGCAGGCTCCGCTCTATGTCGACGACAACGCGGACCTCGGCATCATGGAACTCATGAGCAAGGCGCGCCAGCTCAAGCGCAAGGGAAAACTTGACCTGCTGATTATTGACTACCTGCAGCTGATGAAAACCGGCAAGGAAGAAAACCGTGCGGTCGCCATCGGTGCGATTTCGCGTGGCTTGAAAATTCTCGCGAAGGAAATGCAGATTCCCGTGATTGCGCTTGCCCAGCTTAGCCGTAAGGTCGAAGAAAAGGGACGCGAACGCCCGCAGCTTTCCGACCTTCGTGAATCGGGTTCTATCGAACAGGACGCCGACATGGTGTGGTTCGTGGAACGCAAGTTCGTGCAGACCCACCGCGAAGAAGATAAACATTCTGCAGAACTTATCGTGGCGAAACACCGTAACGGTTCCGTCAAGGACATCCCGATGACGTTCATTCCGGAATACACCACATTCTACGACGCAGCCCCCGAAGGCGAAGAGGGTGGCGAGGCCTATGCCTACGACGACTCCGGCGACATGGGCGCAACCGATTTCGGAAGTTTCTAGGAAATTGCGTATGTCGATTGTTTTGCTCCCCTTTGCCTGGCTTGGAAAGATTATCGTGACCGGTATTGCCAATATCGGTGAAGTGGTGTGCATCCTGTTGAACACGCTGAAACAGTTGCGCTATATCCATAAGAATCCGTCGCTGATTGTAAAGCAGATGATATCGATTGGCGTGTCGTCGCTTCCACTGCTGTTCGTGACCTCCATTTTTACGGGCATGGTTGCGACGGTACAGGCAGAATTTGAATTTCACAATCTGGTTGCAGACAAGTTTGTGGGAACGGCCGCTTGCAAGATGATCTTGATCGAACTTGGACCACTCCTCACGGCGATTGTGCTTTCGGGCCGCGTGGGCTCTGCCGTGGCGGCAGAACTCGGTTCCATGAAAGAAAAGGAAGAATTGGCTGCTTACACGGTGCTCGGACTTGAACCATACCGTTACTTGGCTCTCCCGCGTTTTGTGGCTTTCTTTACGATGGTGCCCTGCCTTACGGTGATTTCGAATGCGCTAGCCATTATAGGTGGTTGGATCGTGTGCGTACTTGGTCTTGACATTACGACCTATACCTACGTGACCGGGATGCAGTACCTGTTCGACCCGATGGACCTGTGGTCCGGTGTGCTCAAGTCGTTTGTCTTTGGAACCTTGATTTTCTTGCTGGGTTACTACCACGGCATCAATGCCAAGGCGGGTGCCCGAGGCGTGGGAATTGCCACGATGAGCGTGGTGGTTTCCAGTTGCCTTATGATTTTGATTGCTGACTTTGTGATGGACGCCATCCTGTTCTTCTAAGGTAATATTATGCCTAACGTAAAAATCGACCCGAACGATATTGCCATTCGCCTCAAGGGACTCAAGAAATCCTTTGGCCCGCAGGATGTGCTTTGCGACGTGAACCTTGACATTCGCCGTGGCGAGACGATGGTGATTATCGGCAAGTCCGGTGGCGGAAAGTCCGTGATTCTTAAGCACATGATTGGCCTGTTGCAGCCGGACGGCGGTGAGGTGACTGTGGACGGCGTGACGATCAGTACGCCGAAGTTTTTCGATACGCATACGATCCGCCGCAAGATGGGCATGCTTTTCCAGATGGGTGCGCTCTTTGACTCGATGGATACCGGCGAGAATATCGCGTTTGCCCTGCGTGAACATCACCCGGAACTTTCCGAGAAGCAGATTCAGGATGTGGTCACCGAAAAACTCCAGATGATTAACCTGGTGCCCGAATTCCGTACCAAGATGCCGTCTGAACTTTCGGGTGGTATGCGCAAGCGTGTTGCCTTGGCCCGTGCGATTGCACTGAATCCTGAAATCCTGTTGTACGACGAACCGACGACCGGTTTGGACCCCATTACGAGCGATGTGATTAACGACTTGATTCTCGATATGCAGAGCAAGCTCGGGGTGACGTCTGTGGTGGTGACGCACGACATGGTGAGTGCCTTCAAGGTGGCCGACCGTATCGCGATGCTTTACAACGGCCGCATTATCGAGGTGGGGACGGTGGACGAAATCAAGAACACCAGCAACCCCTACGTGCACCAGTTTATTACCGGACAGCGCAAGATTTCCGTGGAAGAGGGCGAAGCGTAAAGGCTTTCCCGGCTGTTTCCACATCGTCATTCTCGACGGAGCGAAGCGACGGAGGGAATCCATTGAATCATTCGTCGGTTGGATCCCGTTCGCCTCTTCGAGGCTCCAGGATGACTCTCCTAGAACCGTAACGGAATGCCCCCGCGTCGTCATTCTCGACGCGCCTGCTTCGGCAAGGATGTTGTACTCGCATCGTCATTCTCGACGGAGCGAAGCGACGGAGGGAATCCATTGAATCATGCGTCGGTTGGATCCCGTTCGCCTCTTCGAGGCTCCAGGATGACACTCCTAGAACCGTAATGGAATGCCCCGCCTCGTCATTCTCGACGGAGCCTGCTTCGGCAAGGATGTTGTACTCGCATCGTCATTCTCGACGGAGCGAAGCGATGGAGGGAATCCATAACTTGAGGTTCTGCTTGACATTTTGTTTAGTAATGTTTACATGTCGGTGGTGTGTATGTAAAAAATATGTGTTTTTAAGCACGAATTTATCACCAAGTGTAACGCTTTTGATTTGAATAATGTATTTTTCGGACAAAGAGGTTTTATATGAACAAGAAACTTTTGTCAGGACTTGCATTGGTGTCGGTTGCTGCGACCGGTTTTTGGGCTTGCGGCGAAGGTAATATCAATGGCAAGGATTTGAATGACGATATCGCGATGGCTTCCAATGATCAGGACTTGCAGACTTTAAAAGACAACGCCCTTGATGAATGTCGTATGACCCCGGACTGCTATGCGAAGTATCAGGGCTATTTGGAAGGAACCGAAGTTCCGACTTCGGTTGACAATCCGGTTCCTGACGTAAATTCCTCGAACTCTAATGGCGGCGGCAATTCGTATACGATGCCGAATGTGTCTTCTTCCATCAAGATTGCCCGTAGTTCTTCGTCGATCAATATTATTGATAATCCGGTTGAGTCCTCTTCTGGCGCAGCCCCGATTACCGACGATTCGTTCGGTACTTGCGCACCGCTTAAGAATCCCATTAACAAGGGTGAAAAGGTCCAGTGGCAGTTTAAGGCAAACTCGAAGTATCCTGGTTTTGACGCTTTGAAGATTGCCAAGGCGACTTATACTTGGTCCTTTGCTGCTGGTGCCGTGGATGATGGCACGGGCAAGGGCACCACGAGTGGCAATATTACCTATGCAAACTCCGGCGCAACGACAGCCTCTGTTACGGTGCTGTATGATGGCACTCCGATCAGCGTTGCCTGCGATCCGCTGCAGGTGAATGGAGCTGCAATTACGGGTTGTACTTGCGAACCCGATGTTGCTATTCCGGATGTTGCAAATGGCCCGGTCACTGTTACATGGTCTGTATCTAAGTGTGCTACTGTTGGCGCCACGATTACTGGTTATGAATGGACAGGTGCTACTGGAACGGGCGAATCTGCTACCGCAGCATTCTCCGAAAAAGACCAGGAGATTACTCCGACAGTGGTTGTTTCCAACGATGACAATACCAAGCAGTCTTTTACTTGCTCGGCAGTGAAGGCTATCGATGCAAGCAAGCCTGACTATGAATTTACGGATCAGGGAAATACAAACGCTATTCCGTTTGTTGGCAATGTGGATGCTACTGTAGTGTTCAATCTTCCGTCGGGTTGGCATGGCGCTGGTGATGCTGGCACATGTACCTTTGCTTGCCAGGTTGATAGAGGTGGAACTGGTGATGGAAAAATTACGGGATCTATTGGTACAGTTGAAATTGTTGGTGGTGACTATGTTACTGCAACGATCGATGTTGCCAATACTATCGGTGGTAAGTCCCTGCCGTTTGTCTTGAATGTTGGATCCAATGCCGGCGCGTCCTGCTTCGTTGCTTGGTAATCCACTAAAACTCTAATTTCAGAAAAGCTCCCTCCGGGGAGCTTTTCTTGTATATGTACAATCATTGATTGTCCCGAATATTGTCTATTGAATAATTTGCTATTGAAAGAAATGGCTGTCAAAAAACTTGACACTACCAAACACAAGGGTCTCCCTGCAGGGAAGCCGTTGTTCTGTTCGCTCGTAGTTCAGTCTGCTCTTTATTCAGTCCATTAGAATTAGACGCACATTCAAAACCATATACAAAAAAAAGCAAGTCCTTGGACTTGCTTCTGAATGCTTTTCAATGAAACTGTAATTTCTACTTTTTGGTAGTCTTTACGGCGTTCCAGACCATGTAGCCGATAAAGAGGGCGCCGAAGGCGAGGAGGGCGATGGCGAGCTCGGAATTGTATTTCTCGATAATGTCCTTCTGGCCGTGGGCGAGGTAGCCGAGGCCCGCAAGGACACAGTTCCAGATGGTGGCGCCCAGGAAAGTGTACAGGGTGAATGGAATCAGCTTCATGTTCGCGATACCCGCCGGGATAGAAATCAGCTGGCGGATCACGGTGATGAGGCGGCCCACGAACGTAGAAATGGCTCCGTGTTCACGGAAGTAATTTTCTGCCTTTTCGAGCTTCTGCGTGTCCAGCAACAGGAAATGTCCTAGACGGCTGTCGGCGAATTTGTAGATAATTGGTCGACCGAGGAACTTGGCGAGGAAGTAGTTGATGTACGCTCCGACGAGGGCGCCTGCGCTTGCGGCGATGACAATCAGCACGATGCTGAGCCCCGAGCCCGGCTGCAGCGCCTTGTAGGCGGCGGGGGGCACCACGAGCTCCGACGGGAATGGAATGAATGAACTTTCGACGGCCATCAGGAGGGCGATGGACCAGTAATTCAGATGCTCGTTATACCAGTCAATAATCTGGGTGTAGATTCCCGTAGATTTGACCGGGGCCGCTTGGGCGACTGTATCGGCTACGGTGGGCTCGGCGAATGCCGCTACTGCGAACAAGCTAATAAGTGCTAAGGCGAAAAATTTTTTATTCATGAGGCCAAATATAGAAAGAAAAAGAAACCCCTGACGCGTTGTCAGGGGGTATCAAAGGTTTGTAGAAAAGTCTTACTTTTTCTTCTTGGACTTTTTGTTCTTTTTCTTGGCGGCTTTCTTATTCGCCTTCTTGGAAGCCTTCTTGTTCTTGG
This genomic stretch from Fibrobacter sp. UWH4 harbors:
- a CDS encoding glycoside hydrolase family 9 protein, translating into MMKFLKFVLFLALFAADFALADGLPNLDRTDKVHSRRYLDSLNAFARRPIRLNQSGYRPQDYKYAYVADPADTKFRVIDANSGAEAWSGSLSLISNSVIKPNIWINGAFNSLESVYEFGKQDSISTEREALYRADFTGLSPAIPGEYFVVVGNDTSATFHIHPSVFNAILEKSLMFFGIQRCGDTHSHFHGACHLKDGSAEGFDLTGGWHDCGDHFKVSETLGYAAFVLSMVYLTYQDKAEDRYGNSYADTVFTDGIPDVLYEAKIGTDYLLKLYRASKAKGLIEKGDMFHSVGVGDGDHRYWDLPERQDAQSPEQGGPDRPVDTSIGANTAGIFVAAMANVAVGYKVYDPAYSDSLIEAAKDIYKNVLMPAFYEQRNTGGGAYNQFYTGGGPLYDDGAAAALALWYATKDTTYQYDLYKNTNIFNNASNYHYNLDYFKAGFLGNPSGFTPGGWAADYQNIHSFVLFALQKMILNDETVAASYGLSAAERDTLSKRTMATFRKVIDNSTNDGDSLVLENPATQGEPHEGSTKLHVIRPYNLVWTSFDWGVMRYNLGTAVSIFLMYELTGDERYLRVALDNMYFILGANPWDISFLMGTGDKNPQHPHNRASNPDGYNAGGMPYKYKCPVGALMGAREPTKTLIEDWSKYTSTETCIDFTAQFLFPAQSLAQTLPIDAEGPLFSNIMGTPITDTSAIVSWDANEVALVTVFYNTTPDVVGAKSVQQEKASKGGNVVLPGLEMGQTYYFFLEGMDTKRNMTTDDNHGQWYQFTMVPATTNISGVTICQVDNRSAKIYWWSSDRMNGVVNYGTSMSALTSSKAADGGAVLFHEAKLTNLAPGTTYYFNVSSGMTTDDNGGAGYSFTTESEASYADLNISLKPSSYQNACSDWGSCHQFIVSISNNDTIPFEDFEMRLYLNNPNLQAASNITQKFGGGGVVNGSCTVSFGTAQSDGFGGYYLPIKVNGQLEVSGQLIFQLIFNNTDFKALEGSWSLRAHTDENDPVYFEGVDLTRGPAYSGSETSFLETYNGEKVIAMVEDPYIAVYYHGKHIFGYGPDYTPENGPQVHRTVTLDFTKPFVSPLYSVEKEDYATSFEGKSKVSPTGFLDDLEMNGRPQNFFYDNGNRTDSYVFGKDTVLSYGNNYMEWVSWHNHGANLKTENKYDCACAVVRSNVEIDTITTPLEKRYLVFDKDSYKTYQTAAGGTPKMVEVHVRLLDSLANPLDTVNLTLTLGTTSGNPLFWSSATATIPITSVQLVGGEATFYVSSEDVMTTTLFARAGTSTQFDYVPASAELIVEELPPWPIIDIAKMVDTDCDNVPDAIQIRISNEYQENQSFNSVQFVYKNDTVTTTDASVNGKEILVKMNISDTSVNTAPSGSITLFSNVAGKVESHTDFYLDGIAPTLLAVAVLERLDTARSDRVYMQFSEPISSPGTEWPVQLFATDGNSMVDAPAVKFTQLYNEPMNVWEFEVAYAADGSSIVTEGMFAQLLATSGILDKNGNGISTTCGQPKLPITLKLLPVPMVYASISDADENGVAERVYVEFERPIDAKHYPDSISVVFGRTEPETLWVSGSLPNYAADGMTAILDLPTPFSYGVTSGTYEGASKGMNISGAGFVTQHLGSGASYESNSALAEDKVGPVIVSATIDMSKSDRFDMLNMSVSEPYTIVDSSLVYYREKQDKRDTAVYKHSVESMTLNKLGITAVYSKENELAVSDGDSVRLQPKDFSAVVDERGNRPSLDNRWVPILAGGEPKIRFRVKLQEQVSRSGGLVRSQVPSTDNIRLYVVNPSTGKLDMISHGLVVATGIDTSAIQGAIWKVDMTVPRGSLSGEPAAWDTLKIKYNLPIYSNLGNYVNRLAASYNLPSAKYLSNSGKVVMYIEWANSEVGLQSEQGRAVATGAYIYKFQIDCRFVPNRNADAALVKKFSSKNSYDKTETFGVKRVR